In the Candidozyma auris chromosome 5, complete sequence genome, ATCTGGGAATTTTTTGTGGGAACAAGATGTCAAAGAGACCTCATTTAGTCTCTCCGACCAAGTCCTTCCCATAGTATTGGATTTACAGGTCCCGTAACTCGGGACACGTACAACTTTGATCATCAAATTTGTGGCTCAAGTTAGTTCAGAGTGGTTTTCTCGTCGTCTCTAAAAGGTATAGTATTTGGGCAAACTGAACTGTCTGGTTTGCTTTGCAAAATCGTAAAGTTAGACAGAATTCTAAACTCAACTATCAGGTGAGTTAAACTGACTGTAACGATATAGTAGTAGGTTCTGATAGAGAAAGACCTTTGGTTTTATGGGAAACGGAAATGAACTGTAAGCAATGGTAGCATTCGCAATCAGATGCTGTATAGCACGACATTAATTCACACCATAGGTGGATCAGGAACGGTTATCGTTATAATGCAGGAAAGGCAGGGAATAGGAGATAGAGATAAAGCTGCGATCCTGTATACGTTCGATTTCTAGACCTGTTTGGATAAGTAAAGCAATTAGCGCTCGATAACAGCAACCAAAATCTACATACGAATTATAGAAGAGCaataccaaaaaaaaaaaaaaaagaaaaagtagTCTACTCTGACTTCTCAGGAATTCTTCATAAGTATGGTCTCATTGGTTCAACCACGTAGTATGCGCCTACATTGCGTGATATCAAAATGAGCTAAGTTTTGAGGTTGCCGTCATTAGAAGGTCCCAAAGGTATGCCTTGAAAATCATAAACGAAAGATATCACTtaatgattttttttctttttttttctcacaGGCGTGTGACGACTATTTTACTTTGTGGTCACTGTCGAGTTTGCTTAGCGCGCTATCATGAGACTGATCGCAAAGGTATCAGGAGTTACTGAACACTTCAAAAGATGTCAGCTTGACATCAAACACTATTGATCACAATTCTTGTACTTTGAAACATTGCGTAAACCGCACTGTTGGACCTATTTTCATCGGGAACCTTATTTTCTGCATACGATTCACTGCAGGTACCGACGAGAGAAAAAATTAGTTGGCCATGCCAGATGAATCTTCACCTCGACATGTCGTCATCGCCACATCAAGTGTTATTGGAGGTTCAATCAGTCCtcgaaaaaaatgaagctTCTTATGTTTCTGCCGAACTTTTAGACAGACTAGGTGAAATGACTCGAAAAATATCTGACAGGAGGTATTGCGAATCATATGTCAATCCTACAATCCTCTTTACCCATTCTTTAAAACTTCTCGAGAGCTTTCCTCTGCAAGAtaacaagaagaatatgATTCTCTTATTGAGGCTTTATCGTGGTGGTGTCATATGTACAAGAAATTTGCTGACCTTCTTATCCTATGATTTATCTCACATTCTTACGTGCTGTATCGCATTTTGGAAGCAAGATTACGACAGCACAGATCAAATTGTACAGTTATGGAAACGAAAAACTTTGTCCAACTATATGGAATTATTATCCAATGTGGTGAATTTTGATCGTAGCCTGATTAAAGATGATCTGACAATTGAGTTAATCAAACCATTTCTCGATCTATGTGCTGCATCCTCATTATGGATGCAAGGAACATTTCGGACACCGTTTATGATGTTTTTTGGCTGTTTGATGCATCATAAGAAGGTGAGGGCTTCTATGATGCAGATGAAGCCGTTTCTTGACATCTTCGGTATAATTGTGGCCAAAATAAATTTTTATGCAGCCGTCATTCAAAATGAGCTATATGATGATACTAGACCAATAATACCGACACCATCAACTATTAGCTCGCTGAGGCTCTGGGAAGAACATGATTCACAAATGCTTCCCTCAAGTAGCAACATAGGGACTTCAGCGGGTTTCTCTTCAGTTTCTCAGTCGGGTGAATCCCAGCATGCAGTGgacattcttgaagaatttgcTGCACCTCTAGTCAATATCATCGATGAGGATTTTATAGACTTCACGGATACATATCATCTTGTTAGCTCAAGAGACGCATACACTGAATTTATAAGAGCGTGCCAGATAGTTTTGACATTCGAACCACTAAACAAGTCTCTCGAGCTCAGCAATATAATGAAGTGGCTCCTTGAAGTCGCGAATGTCGTCATGTTAGATGTCAAGAGAGTGTTGAACGGCtatgttgaagaacatgATCTACAGTATACTAATTTTCAGGCATTTGCAATAATTGATGTAATGTCTTACGTTTCTGAGAGTATGAAAGGATCCAGCTTCACAAAGAAGGAGCGATTATGCGAACAGCTTGGAGTCCTACTTCGTGAAGTTCATAACAAAACGATTCCGAAGAGACTAAGAGATGTTGATAACAAAATTGTAGCCTTTCCTCACATCAAATCTCTTATTATAGAGGTGTTGGGGAACCTATGCTACCACGATTCGAAAATTCAAAATTTGCTTCGTGAACATCATATCCTCGAACTTATTCTATCCAATTGTATTATTGATCACGACAATCcctttttgaaagaacGCTCAATATTGTGCATTAAGTttgcattgaagaataaCGCTTTAAATCAACTGTTGATAAGGAGCTTAGAGGCGAGACTGGTTGTGGACGGATCGGTGTTCCGAGATATTGGCGTCGACGTGAAGATAGAGAACGGCAATGTATCGTTGAGTAAGGACAAACCTATTTAGCTTCAATGAACGTGCAACTTCGCGGCTATCACTTCTTTCACTCTTTGAGAGATAGCGAGGTCTACATGAGTGACacgcttcttttttgcagccaaaaccTTCAATTCTTCTGGCAAGACATCCTTTTCGAATGAGTAGCCTTCCACAGACAGCAAGGCCCTGTCAACAACATCTGCAAACTTAGCTGGATGAGCAGTGGCAAGCGAAATGTATTTCACTAACCTTCCATCGCCGTTCGATGAGTCTgacttgatgaaatcataTGAGGCTTTCACACCTATGGCAGAATGTGGGTCTAAGACGTACTTGGAAGGATGCGTATCGTAAGTATCCCTTATTGTCTGAAGTGTTTCAGCATCAGTAACTCTCGCAGACCCAAAGTGTTCTCTTGCCAGCTTCACGACTGCATCTGCTGCAGTAAACGAGCCAGAGCTTTTCAACTGCTTCATCCAACTGCTCAATATAGCACCTGCTTCGCAACTATTCTGATTAGCGACCCTTTCACGAATTAAGAACCACAACAACCTTTCGAAGTTAGAGGAAATGAGGATATCCATTGCTGGAGAGTAAGTAGCTTTGACTTCTCCACTTCTTTCGTACTTGCCCAGTTTCAAAAAACGGTCCAAAATATCATTCTCATTTGTCGCGATAATCAATTTGTCGACTGGTAGCCCCATTGACTTGGCATAGAATCCCGCCAAAATGTCACCAAAATTTCCAGATGGTACAACGAATCTTATGTCTGGTTTGATAGCATTATCTTGACCTTCCAATCTCTTTACAAGCTGAAAATAGGAGTAAAAGTAATAAGTCATCTGAGCTAAGATCCTTGCCCAATTGATTGAGTTGACTGCGCCTATGTTGTACTTCAGATTGAATTCTTCATCCCCAAAAAGTTCCTTCACAATGTCTTGACAATCATCGAAGGTACCATTCACAGACAATGTGTGTACATTATCATCCTCCACAGTAGTCATCTGTTGCTCTTGAATTGGAGAAACTCTTCCTTTAGGGTACAAAATAAACACGGAGACATCTTTCTTGCCTCGCAAGCCATATATTGCAGCAGACCCGGTATCGCCAGATGTTGCGCCTACCACCGTGATCTTCGTACGCTTGCTTTCGTCTTCAATGAGCTTATTACgtctttccaaaaagtattcaaaaagatttccaacaaattgaagagccACATCCTTGAAAGCATACGTTGGTCCGTGAAATAGCTCGAGTAAATAAAGTCCACGTTTCTCATCCAAGGGCACCGTGGGAGTGACAGCGGAGGATCTAAAAGAGGAATATGACTTATCAATTAATGAGTGAAGATCATCATTAGGGATCTCTGATTCAGCAACATAGTGACGCATAATATTGAATGCCAACTCTTGAAAGGAAAAATCCTTCCATTCAGTAATGAACAGGCTTTTCAACACCGGAATAGTTGATGGGACAAAAAGACCGCCATCAGAGGCGAGGCCTGTCATGACCGCATCTTCGAAAGATAAAGTTTGGTCAGTAGTAGACCGCGTTGATCTGTAAGTTTGATGTGACATCAATGCCCTTAGTGAAAGCTGCGAAATTCCAACAAAGTATGTTCGCAAGACTTCAATTTTCATAAATGTGACGCATTAAAGCACGTGATAAGCTCAAGCGAAACAGATTCATCACCTGCAAATaagacttcttcaagatatcGTGAAGGCTTGCAGCATGGTTACCTCTTCAATCATATGCCTCAACACGACgaaatttgcagccaagcATTCTGTATTACAGCAAGTATACCAGGATGTACTTTCTCCAGGTATCGAGAGCGTTCTACGAGCCAGATCATTTGAGAACTTGTCTAATCAAGACTCAAGGTTGGCTAATTCTCAAGTAAAGCTGCTAATTCAAAACTTTGACCACGAAGAAATTCGACATCTTTTTGGATATGGTTCTGGTGTTGTGGCCCAGGAAGGCTACTCTAGTCAAACTGCCCAAATAGATTTGATGATTATTACTGATGACACGagaaaatttcaaaagttaaattttgaaagacatC is a window encoding:
- the THR4 gene encoding threonine synthase THR4, encoding MSHQTYRSTRSTTDQTLSFEDAVMTGLASDGGLFVPSTIPVLKSSFITEWKDFSFQELAFNIMRHYVAESEIPNDDLHSLIDKSYSSFRSSAVTPTVPLDEKRGLYLLELFHGPTYAFKDVALQFVGNLFEYFLERRNKLIEDESKRTKITVVGATSGDTGSAAIYGLRGKKDVSVFILYPKGRVSPIQEQQMTTVEDDNVHTLSVNGTFDDCQDIVKELFGDEEFNSKYNIGAVNSINWARILAQMTYYFYSYFQLVKRLEGQDNAIKPDIRFVVPSGNFGDILAGFYAKSMGLPVDKLIIATNENDILDRFLKSGKYERSGEVKATYSPAMDILISSNFERLLWFLIRERVANQNSCEAGAILSSWMKQLKSSGSFTAADAVVKSAREHFGSARVTDAETLQTIRDTYDTHPSKYVLDPHSAIGVKASYDFIKSDSSNGDGRLVKYISLATAHPAKFADVVDRALSSVEGYSFEKDVLPEELKVLAAKKKRVTHVDLAISQRVKEVIAAKLHVH